From the Candidatus Hydrogenedentota bacterium genome, the window TGGAGCGGACAATCCGCTACGGGAATCACGTCATGGCTTTGACGCGAATAATAGCCCGTTACCTTTCCGTTGCTGTGGAAGGCGGCACGGGTACGGTAGCCGCTTCGTAAATCGGGGCATTCTTTCCATGCCACGTCTGCGTCAATCTTGCCAATACGTTTGAGCGCGTCTGCGACGATCCGCTGTTTCCACCGGGCTTGTTCGGGATAGGAAAAATCGTGCCAGCCGCAGGCGGATGTGCAGGCGGCGGACAGGCACGGCGTCGACGCTAAGCGTGCCGGTGACTTTTCAAGGATTGTTGTTGTACGCGCCCAAAGGGCCCGTTTCCCTTTGCGGTAAATCTGCGCTTCAACCCGATCGCCCGGCAGCGCGCCGCTTACGAAACACACTTGTCCCGATAGATGTCCGATACCGTCGCCGCCATGGGCAACGGCGTGTATGCTGAGATCGATTGAATCTCCAATTCCGATGACTGTATTCATGGCTCTCCAAAGAAAAACCCTGTCCCGGAGGCTGGCCGAGACAGGGCGATAAAAGTTAAAAGAAGGGATTTATTTACCCGCTGACGCTTTCCATGCGGCGTGACTGCCGCGGGGCGCTTTCACAAATTTACCGGCTTTGATGTAGCGCGCACAAACCTTGACGCGGCGCACGCGGCCATTTTCATCAACAACACGGATTACTTGAAGATTGGGGTTCCAGCGGCGTTTGGAAATACCGGTGATGTTCTGACCGATACCGCCTTCGCGTTTGGCTTTACCGCGGCGTACTACACGATTACCGACTTGTGGGCGCTTCCCACTATATTCACATACCCTAGCCATAATGAGCTCCTTACTGTATACTTGTTAGACGCCGAGAAAACGGCACGAATGAATGGCATTAAAAGAGGCTATACTATAGCAAACTCGGAGAGAAAAAACAAGTTCTTGGCTGCGCTGCCTAGAAGCGACGCCAAAGCGTGACGTTGCGCCTCAATGACAGAAAGATTTCGGGGGCGATAAATCCCGCCCCTGCACCGGAAAGTTCTTCACCTCACCTTTCACCCTGCAGCGCACAACACTGCCCAAACTTTTACCCAAGCCCTGCTGGTTCCTCAACTTTCCAGTTGGGAACCCAAAATTATTCTGAGCACAGCGAAGAATCTGGTGGAGGTGGCGCGGTCTTTGAAGCAAGGACGTGCGCCTACGTCTTTACAATACCTTACTTTTTCACGCTGACCCAATAACTGTAGGGGCGAGATTTATCGCGCCCAAGAGTCTCCACTATGGACACTATGGACACTATGGACAGGATGGACGGGATGGACGGGATGGACGGGAGTGCGCTAAGGCAGGCGCACTCCAAAAGAGGCGGGAATGGCTATTCAAGTCAACGTACATAACACAACGACATGACGACAGAAACACCTCGGCGAGACAAATCTACTGCCTACACCGAAAAGTTTTGTGC encodes:
- the rpmB gene encoding 50S ribosomal protein L28, with amino-acid sequence MARVCEYSGKRPQVGNRVVRRGKAKREGGIGQNITGISKRRWNPNLQVIRVVDENGRVRRVKVCARYIKAGKFVKAPRGSHAAWKASAGK